One Brassica napus cultivar Da-Ae chromosome A1, Da-Ae, whole genome shotgun sequence genomic region harbors:
- the LOC106434076 gene encoding uncharacterized protein At1g43920, Chloroplastic-like, with protein MMSSGCEDSSVNAMGIRGIPEKCECGRSTAIYTSKSKQNPGRTFFRCPTFRNVNHLYKWVDEAVYEEVQDALPKIECFASDLMKIKMEIESFKTAEEELKEDVRKASSELKKLNVIMKVGFVMVFLSIIACLVLIMFDKANGLSLNSY; from the exons ATGATGAGTTCGGGTTGTGAGGATTCGTCTGTCAATGCGATGGGTATTCGTGGTATTCCGGAGAAATGCGAGTGTGGTCGAAGCACTGCGATATACACATCAAAATCGAAGCAGAATCCAGGAAGAACCTTCTTTAGATGCCCAACGTTTCGAAATGTAA ATCACTTGTATAAATGGGTAGATGAAGCTGTCTACGAAGAGGTTCAGGATGCATTGCCAAAAATCGAGTGCTTTGCATCGGATCtcatgaaaattaaaatggaGATCGAAAGCTTCAAAACTGCAGAGGAAGAGTTGAAAGAAGATGTTAGGAAGGCGAGCAGTGAACTTAAGAAGCTGAATGTGATCATGAAAGTGGGTTTTGTGATGGTTTTCTTAAGCATTATCGCATGTCTTGTGTTGATCATGTTTGATAAAGCAAATGGGTTGTCTTTGAATAGCTACTAG